In one window of Mercurialis annua linkage group LG4, ddMerAnnu1.2, whole genome shotgun sequence DNA:
- the LOC126679202 gene encoding pentatricopeptide repeat-containing protein At1g77360, mitochondrial-like has product MGRGKRKRKPHNQNPIKKHLTAPTRPTPNPKSPPPISNPDPKKSPTFPSYLETPNLSPKIKLLCEIIARTPSSTVESVLDDTGIYVSQSEVEQVLKLSYSFPGPAVKFFRWSGFRLNDNHSPYSWNLVVDLLGKNCLFDAMWDAIKSMRTKGLVSLATFASVFGSYVIAARVKSAIMAFEVMNQYSVVRNVAALNSLLSAICRDGKTVDAMDFFAVAKHSIPPDADTYAILLEGWEKEMNAVSSRQTFNEMVRSIGWDPVNVPAYDTFLCTLITSYNNGLKEAIEFLEMMQERRCYPGVKFFRLAMEECLKVNDVRAARKIWEAVVGRNGFKPDVDMYNLMISLYCYSSNIDAAERFFDDMVYNGVFPDRQTYNVLFQFLIKSRKLKEASVLYNEMIKNEYIPNQVNCSAAVRVFMHSKDPYMAIKVWKCMIENYGSDLEETANLLIVELCDLCMDPEALKYADGMIEKGINLSSSSMTKLKICLKHARKEFAYEELFRKWKTP; this is encoded by the coding sequence ATGGGCAGaggcaaaagaaaaagaaaacccCATAACCAAAACCCCATCAAAAAACATCTCACCGCACCAACGAGACCAACTCCAAACCCTAAATCACCACCACCAATCTCCAATCCAGACCCTAAAAAATCCCCCACCTTCCCATCATATCTAGAAACCCCTAATCTCTCCCCAAAAATCAAACTCCTCTGCGAAATCATCGCCCGAACCCCCTCATCCACAGTTGAATCCGTCCTAGACGACACGGGCATTTATGTCTCTCAATCCGAAGTTGAACAGGTCCTTAAACTCTCCTACTCGTTCCCCGGTCCGGCTGTTAAGTTCTTCCGTTGGTCCGGTTTTCGGCTCAACGATAATCACAGCCCGTATTCATGGAACCTTGTTGTTGATCTTTTAGGTAAGAATTGTTTATTTGATGCAATGTGGGATGCAATTAAGTCTATGAGAACAAAAGGGTTAGTTTCCTTAGCTACATTTGCTTCTGTTTTTGGTAGTTATGTTATTGCTGCTCGAGTTAAGAGTGCTATCATGGCTTTTGAAGTTATGAATCAATACAGTGTTGTCCGCAATGTTGCGGCTTTGAATTCGTTGTTAAGTGCTATTTGTCGAGATGGGAAGACTGTTGATGCTATGGATTTTTTTGCTGTGGCTAAGCATTCAATTCCGCCTGATGCTGATACGTATGCGATTTTGTTGGAAGGGTGGGAGAAAGAAATGAATGCTGTTAGTTCTAGACAGACTTTTAATGAAATGGTTAGGAGTATTGGTTGGGATCCTGTTAATGTTCCTGCTTATGATACTTTTTTGTGTACTTTGATTACGAGTTATAATAATGGGTTAAAGGAGGCAATTGAGTTCTTGGAGATGATGCAAGAGAGGAGGTGTTATCCAGGTGTGAAATTTTTTAGGCTTGCAATGGAAGAGTGTTTGAAGGTTAATGACGTTAGAGCGGCACGGAAGATTTGGGAGGCAGTGGTGGGGAGGAATGGGTTTAAACCTGATGTTGACATGTATAATTTGATGATTTCGTTGTACTGTTATAGTAGTAATATTGATGCGGCAGAACGTTTTTTTGACGATATGGTTTATAATGGGGTGTTTCCTGATAGACAAACATATAATGTTTTGTTCCAGTTCTTAATTAAGAGTAGGAAGTTAAAGGAGGCATCGGTATTGTATAATGAGATgattaaaaatgaatatattCCTAACCAAGTAAATTGCAGTGCTGCAGTTAGGGTGTTTATGCACTCGAAAGACCCTTATATGGCTATTAAAGTTTGGAAATGCATGATAGAGAATTATGGGTCGGACTTGGAGGAGACTGCGAATTTGCTGATTGTTGAGCTTTGTGACCTCTGCATGGATCCTGAAGCATTAAAATATGCTGATGGTATGATTGAGAAAGGAATTAATCTGAGCTCTTCCTCCATGACGAAATTGAAAATTTGCCTGAAGCATGCAAGAAAGGAATTTGCGTATGAGGAACTTTTTAGAAAGTGGAAAACTCCTTAG